The segment GGCGCACCGGGCGTGGGCAAAAGCCGGTTGTTACAGGACTTTCTGTATAGCCGGGGCCCGGCGCTGCTGTTTGAAGCCCGCCCGGGCGACCAGGACATTCCTTACGCTACCTTTAGCCGCTTCTGCCGAAAGATTCTGGAGCAATTTCCCGGGCTTCTACTGCCGGACTGGGTTCGGCAGGAGCTGGCCCGCCTGCTGCCCGAGCTGGGGCCGGCCCAGCCCCCCATCCAATCCAGGGCCGAGAAGCTGCGCTTCTTTCAGGCCAGCGCCGAGCTGGTGCGCCTGGCGGTGGCAGAGGGGCTGGCGCGGCTGGCCGTGGACGATTTGCAGTTTGCCGATATGGCTAGCCTCGAGCTCCTGCACTTTGTGCTGAGCCCCTACTGGGGACAGCCGGGCGCGCTCGCCACCGCGCTGGCCTTTCGCGCCGGTGAGCTGCCGGAATGGGTACAGGCGCTCTTGGAGCAGGCCATCCAGGGCGGGCAGGCCGTGCAGATCAGCCTGCAACCCCTGGACGCGCTGGCCGTGCAAGGGCTGCTGGCGAGCCTCGAGCTGCCCAGCCTACAAGACGACGTGCTGGGCTGGGCTGCGGCCCTCGTCCGCCACACCGGGGGCAACCCCTTTTTCCTGCTCGAGACCCTTCGGAGCCTGTGGGTGTCGGGGGGCCTGGGCCAGCCCAGACCGGGCCACCTGCCGATCTCGAGCAAAATCACCACCCTGATCCAGGCCCGCCTCGAGCGCCTTTCCCCCGAGGCCCTGCGGCTGGTTCGCACGGCAGCGGTGGCCGGGCCCGACTTTTCCCCAGAGCTGGCCGCGGCGGCGCTACAGACCACGCCGCTGGCGCTTTTGCCGCCCTGGGCCGAACTCGAGGCGGCCCAACTGTTGCGCGGCAATGCCTTTGTCCACGACCTGCTCTACGAGGCCACCCTGAGCGGTGTTCCGGCCAGCATCAAAACCTATCTACATCAACAAATCGCACTGTATCTGGAAAGCAAGCAGGCTGATCCAGCCCGCATCGCAAGCCACTGGCTCGAGGGCGAGCCTGGTCGGGCTATTCCTTTTCTCACCCAAGCGGCCAAGCAGGCTGAGAATTCTTATCAACTGCTCGAGGCGGCCCACTTTTACCAGCGGGCGATTGAAATCGCCGAGCGCCAGGGCGACGAGACCCAGAACTTCGACTTGCTGGAGGCCCTTAGTGGGGTCATGGGCCGCTACGACACCGGCTCGCAGCACAAGGCCCTGATCCAGCGGATGCTGGGCCTGGCCCGTACCCCACACGAGCAGGCCCGGGCCTGGCTGTGCGAGGCCATTCGACTGGGAGAGCACGGCTTTGGCGCCGATGCCGAGCAGGCCGCGCGCAAGGGTTTGGATCATATCCAGGGCATAGACCAACCCGAGTTGCGCATCCGGCTTCTGGATGCCCTGGCCCAGTCGCTTTTTGTGCAGCACAAAACCACCGATTTGATCGCTATTTTGCAACAACTTCGAGATATTCATCGGGCGCGGGGCGACGAGCTGCAGGCAGCCATCTGCACTTCGCGCCTGGGTATTGCCTTCGACCAGCTCGAGCGCCACCGCGAGGCCCTGGCCTACTACCAGGAGGCCGAACCGGTTCTGGAGCGCTCCGAAAACCGCCTCATGCGGGTTGGTTTTCACCACAACCGCGGGGTCTGCCTGGCGGCGCTGGGCCTGGCCGAAGCGGCCCTGGAGGCCCAGCTCCAGGCGGGGCGTCTACTGCAGGGCATGCAGGGGGTGGTAGGCCGCCTGGTGCACCACTGCAACAACCTGGCCCTGCGCTACCACGACCTCGAGCGCTACCGCGAAGCCCAGCAAGCCCTGCAGCAGGCCCTGCAGATCGTGCCGGAGGAGTGGGGCTGGACGCGGGCTTTTAGCGAGTACCAGATGGCCCGCCTGTACGGGGTGTGGGGTGAGTGGGCGCTGGCTTGGGACTGGCTGGGCCGCGCTTTGGGCGAACCCGAGCTGCCCCGGCGTGACGAGGCCACCTATCGGATTCTAGGGCTTTTGCTGGCGCACCGGCGCGGAGAAGAGACTGACCCCTGGATAGAGAAGCTGAACGAGCTGTTTTCCGGTGAGCAAAGCCAGGCCTATGGACGCTTTCTTTTGGCTAAAGCCCGGGTGCTGCCTCCCAAGCAGGCCCTGAAGAGCTGCCAGGAGGCCCTAAAGCTGGCCCAGCAAAACGATTGGCCGGCCCTCCAGATCGCAGCCCATGCCCTGTATTCCCAGATTTTGTTGCAGGCAAAACGCCACTCCGAAGCCCTAGTTCATTCACAGACGGCCATGCAATTGTTGGAACACTACTGGCCTGCGGGGTGCTCGAGGCTCGAGGTGCTGTGGACCCACTACCGTGCCCAGGCAGCCCACCGCCAGAGCGACAAGGCCCTGC is part of the Meiothermus cerbereus DSM 11376 genome and harbors:
- a CDS encoding ATP-binding protein, producing MQQPRRLEKAKAGGANLLTGYLVLLGVPELQLQQRLLRPLERKSAGLLAYLTLEGPTSRSRLAGLLWPDSSESTARNNLAQALRRLKQAAGAEVVWGGDVLELQGLQVDVAEFQVAHFAGRHPEVVAYQAQLLEGLDYDDCPEFEDWLLLQREKLAEMWRASLWALAHDLEQAGQYREALVYAEALLESDALSEAAYRQVMRLLYLLGDRSAALAVFERCKAILLREMGVAPLPQTQELRHQIERGELLVPAIPAQRPEIPLAVLRPPRLLGREAEWARMEAVWEEGQALLIAGAPGVGKSRLLQDFLYSRGPALLFEARPGDQDIPYATFSRFCRKILEQFPGLLLPDWVRQELARLLPELGPAQPPIQSRAEKLRFFQASAELVRLAVAEGLARLAVDDLQFADMASLELLHFVLSPYWGQPGALATALAFRAGELPEWVQALLEQAIQGGQAVQISLQPLDALAVQGLLASLELPSLQDDVLGWAAALVRHTGGNPFFLLETLRSLWVSGGLGQPRPGHLPISSKITTLIQARLERLSPEALRLVRTAAVAGPDFSPELAAAALQTTPLALLPPWAELEAAQLLRGNAFVHDLLYEATLSGVPASIKTYLHQQIALYLESKQADPARIASHWLEGEPGRAIPFLTQAAKQAENSYQLLEAAHFYQRAIEIAERQGDETQNFDLLEALSGVMGRYDTGSQHKALIQRMLGLARTPHEQARAWLCEAIRLGEHGFGADAEQAARKGLDHIQGIDQPELRIRLLDALAQSLFVQHKTTDLIAILQQLRDIHRARGDELQAAICTSRLGIAFDQLERHREALAYYQEAEPVLERSENRLMRVGFHHNRGVCLAALGLAEAALEAQLQAGRLLQGMQGVVGRLVHHCNNLALRYHDLERYREAQQALQQALQIVPEEWGWTRAFSEYQMARLYGVWGEWALAWDWLGRALGEPELPRRDEATYRILGLLLAHRRGEETDPWIEKLNELFSGEQSQAYGRFLLAKARVLPPKQALKSCQEALKLAQQNDWPALQIAAHALYSQILLQAKRHSEALVHSQTAMQLLEHYWPAGCSRLEVLWTHYRAQAAHRQSDKALLRQVLDYLLQIAENHVPPQHRQSFLRQNPLSKEIVQAAQAAGIATT